From Micromonospora nigra, one genomic window encodes:
- a CDS encoding SpoIIE family protein phosphatase, with protein MRDQQGGRAGPGRARAALFPGDDPTSAAHRATDWAATPLGPVEAWPAELSAAVRTVLPSTIPMLLWWGPELVQIFNHAYTPILGDKYPAGIGQPAAECWPDVWAEMGPLADRVLTDGVAAHGENQRLFMFRRGFWEETYWTFSYSPIRGPDGHVAGIFVATSDVTARVVGDRRLALLRELGELSIAEADRTVDAVRAVARVLATDADDLPLGTVWLREDLTYDSAGPPAGDRPDDPDLRPAASFGPGDAPSRAPAEIVEVLHTGRAARIDRPAWLDARTPRSGGGGEPGRVDTAVALPLVATGHSRPVGVLVVGVSPFLDLDRPYRHFLDLMAGRVSTALTDVLAYEAQRRRAAALADIDAARTAFFTDVSHELRTPLTLIAGPVQESLADEVDPLSPTQRQRLELVRRNTARLRRLVDDMLDVTRVESGRLTPERAATDLASLTAGIAESFAYAMRQAGLRFEVDVAPLPRTAYVDRDMWEKIVVNLLGNALKYTLSGTVRLTLTGDDAQIVLSVADTGIGIPAAELPLLFRRFHRVHAAGGRTTEGTGIGLALVREMTRLHGGEVGVESVEDSGSTFTVRFPYGRPDGVGPAAPERMRSWLTEAGAVDEVGAEPAADAPTVLVVDDNADLRGYLCALLGPHFRVLGAVDGVEALDLVAREGPDLVLTDVMMPRLDGFGLLRALRADRRTAGLPVIVLSAHTGEEAAVQALGAGADDHLPKPFSSSELLARVRAHLELAWLRTREATWRAALIESMQDAFAVVDLGGTLVEANEAFCRLIGVPVLTAPVPPPHPWWPRTEADPVDRRRLTDALRSARSSDRGRVVLPLRHAGGHRVYAEAVYSTLREPATGRRLYVATLRDVTEEVRAGARQATLATLTARLAGATDLAEVLEVGLSELRDLLGGARGVAVCADAAGVPLMVTGGLEASRAVRSAIDSLPADGEPRPVRDDVGRWTAVGARLEAGGGTGGIWLELDRPRSEPVVDLPLVRQLCAALGQALVRARAYETQRAVALAMQRAMLGPTDLPAGFAVRYEPAVRPLEVGGDWYDVVSLPGDMVGVVVGDCVGRGLPAATVMGQLRSACRALLLQAKGPAEVLTALDDFARLIPGGACTTVFCAIIDRGLGLVRYSSAGHPPGILVHPDGSSELLDRAGSVPLASVAVRGRPEGAGQLHPGSTLLLYTDGLVERRRELIDAGISRAVAALTEGRVLPEGTLVDRIVRDLLPGVRNDDVAVLVYRHREPAVFTAALTADPAQLAPTRRALRDWLTGLGISEADTEAVLIAAGEACANAIEHGYRFTPGATVTVRGRLRADRLEVVVSDTGGWRESDDSDGDRGRGRLIMARLMDEATVAGSTDGTTVRLVKWVTAAA; from the coding sequence ATGCGGGACCAGCAGGGCGGGCGGGCGGGACCGGGTCGTGCCAGGGCGGCGCTGTTCCCCGGCGACGATCCGACCAGCGCGGCGCACCGGGCCACCGACTGGGCGGCCACCCCGCTCGGACCCGTCGAGGCGTGGCCGGCCGAGCTCAGCGCGGCCGTGCGTACCGTGCTGCCGTCCACCATCCCCATGCTGCTGTGGTGGGGTCCCGAGCTGGTGCAGATCTTCAACCACGCCTACACGCCGATCCTCGGCGACAAGTATCCCGCCGGGATCGGGCAACCCGCCGCCGAGTGCTGGCCCGACGTGTGGGCCGAGATGGGGCCGCTGGCCGACCGGGTCCTGACGGACGGCGTTGCCGCGCACGGCGAGAACCAGCGGCTGTTCATGTTCCGGCGCGGCTTCTGGGAGGAGACGTACTGGACGTTCTCCTACAGCCCGATCCGCGGCCCGGACGGCCACGTCGCCGGGATCTTCGTGGCCACCTCCGACGTCACCGCACGGGTGGTCGGCGACCGCCGCCTGGCGCTGCTGCGGGAGCTGGGCGAGTTGTCCATCGCCGAGGCCGACCGCACCGTCGACGCCGTGCGCGCCGTCGCCCGGGTGCTCGCCACCGACGCCGACGACCTGCCGCTGGGTACGGTGTGGCTGCGCGAGGACCTGACGTACGACAGCGCCGGGCCGCCCGCCGGGGACCGGCCGGACGACCCCGACCTGCGTCCTGCCGCGTCCTTCGGGCCGGGTGACGCCCCCTCGCGGGCTCCCGCCGAGATCGTCGAGGTGCTGCACACCGGGCGGGCGGCCCGCATCGACCGACCCGCCTGGCTCGACGCGCGCACGCCCCGGTCCGGCGGCGGAGGCGAGCCCGGCCGGGTCGACACCGCGGTGGCGCTGCCGCTGGTCGCGACCGGGCACTCCCGGCCGGTGGGTGTGCTGGTGGTCGGCGTCAGTCCGTTCCTGGATCTCGACCGCCCCTACCGGCACTTCCTCGACCTGATGGCCGGCCGGGTGTCCACCGCGCTGACCGACGTGCTCGCCTACGAGGCGCAGCGACGGCGGGCGGCGGCGCTGGCCGACATCGACGCGGCGCGGACAGCCTTCTTCACCGACGTCAGCCACGAGCTGCGTACGCCCCTGACGTTGATCGCCGGGCCGGTGCAGGAAAGCCTCGCCGACGAGGTGGACCCGCTCTCACCCACCCAACGGCAGCGGCTGGAGCTGGTGCGCCGCAACACCGCCCGGCTGCGCCGGCTCGTCGACGACATGCTCGACGTCACCCGGGTGGAGAGCGGCCGGCTGACACCGGAGCGGGCAGCCACCGACCTGGCGTCGCTCACCGCCGGCATCGCCGAGTCCTTCGCGTACGCGATGCGGCAGGCCGGTCTGCGCTTCGAGGTGGACGTCGCACCGCTGCCACGAACCGCGTACGTCGACCGCGACATGTGGGAGAAGATCGTGGTCAACCTGCTGGGCAACGCACTCAAGTACACCCTCTCCGGCACGGTGCGCCTCACCCTGACCGGCGACGACGCGCAGATCGTGCTGAGCGTGGCCGACACCGGCATCGGGATTCCGGCCGCCGAGTTGCCCCTGCTGTTCCGCCGGTTCCACCGGGTGCACGCCGCGGGCGGGCGGACCACCGAGGGCACCGGCATCGGGCTGGCCCTGGTGCGGGAGATGACCCGGCTGCACGGCGGCGAGGTGGGCGTCGAGTCGGTCGAGGACAGCGGCTCCACCTTCACCGTACGGTTTCCCTACGGGCGGCCCGACGGCGTGGGACCCGCCGCGCCGGAACGGATGCGAAGCTGGCTCACCGAGGCCGGCGCGGTGGACGAGGTCGGAGCCGAGCCGGCCGCGGACGCGCCGACGGTGCTGGTCGTGGACGACAACGCCGACCTGCGCGGCTACCTGTGCGCGCTGCTCGGCCCGCATTTCCGGGTGCTCGGCGCGGTCGACGGCGTCGAGGCGCTCGACCTGGTCGCCCGGGAGGGGCCGGACCTGGTACTCACCGACGTGATGATGCCACGGCTGGACGGTTTCGGGCTGCTCCGGGCGCTGCGCGCCGACCGGCGTACGGCGGGCCTGCCGGTCATCGTGCTCTCGGCCCACACCGGCGAGGAGGCCGCCGTGCAGGCGCTCGGTGCCGGCGCCGACGACCACCTGCCGAAACCGTTCTCCTCCAGCGAGCTGCTGGCCCGGGTGCGGGCCCACCTGGAGCTGGCCTGGTTGCGAACCCGGGAGGCCACCTGGCGGGCCGCACTCATCGAGTCGATGCAGGACGCGTTCGCGGTGGTCGACCTCGGTGGCACGCTGGTGGAGGCCAACGAGGCGTTCTGCCGGTTGATCGGGGTGCCGGTGCTGACCGCGCCCGTGCCGCCGCCGCACCCGTGGTGGCCGCGCACCGAGGCAGACCCGGTCGACCGACGGCGGCTCACCGACGCCCTGCGCAGCGCGCGCAGCAGCGACCGGGGACGGGTGGTGCTGCCGCTGCGGCACGCCGGCGGGCACCGGGTGTACGCGGAGGCCGTGTACAGCACGCTGCGCGAGCCGGCCACCGGCCGGCGGCTGTACGTGGCGACGCTGCGCGACGTCACCGAGGAGGTCCGCGCGGGGGCGCGGCAGGCCACGCTGGCCACCCTCACGGCCCGACTGGCCGGGGCCACCGACCTCGCCGAGGTGCTGGAGGTGGGCCTGTCGGAACTGCGGGACCTGCTCGGCGGGGCGCGCGGGGTGGCGGTCTGCGCCGACGCGGCCGGGGTGCCGCTGATGGTGACCGGTGGGCTGGAGGCCAGCCGCGCCGTCCGGTCGGCGATCGACTCGCTGCCCGCCGACGGGGAGCCCCGGCCGGTGCGTGACGACGTGGGTCGGTGGACGGCCGTCGGGGCCCGGCTGGAGGCGGGTGGCGGCACGGGCGGCATCTGGTTGGAGCTGGACCGGCCCCGGTCGGAGCCGGTCGTGGACCTGCCGTTGGTGCGGCAGTTGTGCGCGGCGTTGGGGCAGGCGCTGGTGCGGGCGCGCGCGTACGAGACGCAGCGGGCGGTGGCCCTGGCCATGCAGCGGGCGATGCTCGGCCCCACCGACCTGCCGGCCGGGTTCGCGGTGCGCTACGAGCCGGCGGTGAGACCGTTGGAGGTCGGCGGCGACTGGTACGACGTGGTGTCGCTGCCCGGCGACATGGTCGGGGTGGTGGTGGGCGACTGTGTGGGCCGGGGCCTGCCGGCGGCCACCGTCATGGGACAGCTGCGCAGCGCCTGCCGGGCGTTGTTGTTGCAGGCCAAGGGGCCGGCTGAGGTGTTGACCGCGTTGGACGACTTCGCCCGGCTGATCCCCGGCGGCGCGTGCACCACCGTGTTCTGCGCGATCATCGACCGTGGGCTCGGGCTGGTGCGGTACTCCTCGGCCGGGCACCCGCCGGGCATCCTGGTGCACCCGGACGGCTCGTCGGAACTGTTGGACCGGGCCGGGTCGGTGCCGCTGGCCAGCGTGGCCGTGCGGGGGCGGCCCGAGGGTGCCGGCCAACTGCACCCGGGGTCGACGTTGCTGCTCTACACCGACGGGCTGGTGGAACGGCGGCGGGAACTCATCGACGCGGGCATCTCCAGGGCGGTGGCCGCACTGACCGAGGGCCGGGTGCTGCCGGAGGGGACGCTCGTCGACCGGATCGTACGGGACCTGCTGCCGGGCGTACGCAACGACGACGTGGCGGTGCTGGTGTACCGGCACCGGGAGCCGGCGGTGTTCACCGCCGCCCTGACCGCCGACCCGGCACAGCTGGCACCGACCCGCCGGGCGTTGCGCGACTGGTTGACCGGGCTGGGCATCAGCGAGGCCGACACGGAGGCGGTGCTGATCGCCGCGGGTGAGGCCTGCGCCAACGCCATCGAGCACGGCTACCGGTTCACGCCGGGCGCGACGGTCACGGTGCGGGGCCGGCTGCGGGCCGACCGGCTGGAGGTGGTGGTCAGCGACACCGGTGGCTGGCGGGAGTCCGACGACAGCGACGGCGACCGCGGGCGTGGTCGGTTGATCATGGCGCGGTTGATGGACGAGGCGACCGTGGCCGGCAGCACCGACGGCACCACCGTCCGGCTGGTCAAGTGGGTCACCGCCGCGGCGTGA
- a CDS encoding pectate lyase family protein: MRRIAASAALIALTLTAAPTPAAAQTITAAPHDTATLSTSEFPTSGLSVWARHLGRQALPDNDGWGAAGPGTTGGSAAAPERVHVVSSRAELVAALGGDNATNATDATPKIVYVRGTVDGFEDDQGHLLDCTDLADPEYTRDAYLAAYDPAVWGRVRPSGPLEEARVRSVTNQTRHTQINVGPNTTIVGLRGARLTGLTLMVDRVSNVIVRNVVFDDARDCFPAWSPTDGDAGNWNSQYDQISVRRSENVWIDHNTFTDGDNPDSAQPTYFGRPYQVHDGSLDITHTASLVTVSWNRFTGRDKLMLIGSSNTVGPDVDRLKVTLHHNLFDSVLQRLPRVRFGQVDVYNNHYRLGGDDFQYAIGVGVQSAVHLENNHFTLGAGVQTQDLLYDWGGTAITTRGNWVDPVDGRARPVDLVAAYNAAFDPDLSPDAGWTPTLRRGPVLPAPVVPLVVGAFVGAGRLL; this comes from the coding sequence ATGCGCAGAATCGCCGCCAGCGCGGCACTGATCGCCCTCACCCTCACGGCCGCCCCCACCCCGGCGGCCGCGCAGACCATCACCGCCGCACCCCACGACACGGCCACACTCTCGACGTCCGAGTTCCCGACGTCCGGGCTCTCGGTGTGGGCCCGGCACCTCGGGCGGCAGGCGCTGCCCGACAACGACGGCTGGGGCGCCGCCGGTCCCGGCACGACCGGCGGCTCCGCCGCCGCGCCCGAGCGGGTGCACGTCGTGTCCAGCCGGGCCGAACTTGTCGCGGCGCTCGGCGGCGACAACGCCACCAACGCCACGGACGCCACCCCGAAGATCGTGTACGTCCGGGGCACCGTCGACGGCTTCGAGGACGACCAGGGACACCTGCTCGACTGCACGGACCTGGCCGACCCGGAGTACACCCGGGACGCCTACCTCGCCGCGTACGACCCGGCGGTGTGGGGACGGGTCCGGCCCAGCGGCCCGCTGGAGGAGGCCCGAGTGCGGTCGGTGACCAACCAGACCCGGCACACGCAGATCAACGTGGGTCCGAACACCACCATCGTCGGCCTGCGCGGGGCGCGGCTGACCGGGCTCACCCTGATGGTCGACCGGGTCTCCAACGTCATCGTGCGCAACGTCGTCTTCGACGACGCCCGGGACTGCTTCCCCGCCTGGTCCCCCACCGACGGCGACGCCGGCAACTGGAACTCCCAGTACGACCAGATCTCGGTGCGCCGCAGCGAGAACGTCTGGATCGACCACAACACCTTCACCGACGGCGACAATCCCGACAGCGCCCAGCCGACCTACTTCGGGCGGCCCTACCAGGTGCACGACGGATCGTTGGACATCACCCACACCGCCAGCCTGGTGACCGTCTCCTGGAACCGCTTCACCGGCCGCGACAAGCTCATGCTGATCGGCTCGTCGAACACCGTCGGCCCCGACGTCGACCGGCTCAAGGTGACCCTGCACCACAACCTGTTCGACTCCGTCCTGCAACGGCTGCCCCGCGTACGCTTCGGCCAGGTCGACGTGTACAACAACCACTACCGGCTGGGCGGCGACGACTTCCAGTACGCCATCGGCGTGGGCGTGCAGTCGGCCGTGCACCTCGAGAACAACCACTTCACCCTCGGCGCGGGCGTGCAGACCCAGGACCTGCTCTACGACTGGGGCGGCACGGCCATCACCACCAGGGGCAACTGGGTCGACCCCGTCGACGGTCGGGCCCGGCCCGTCGACCTGGTGGCCGCGTACAACGCCGCGTTCGACCCGGACCTGAGCCCCGACGCCGGCTGGACCCCGACGCTGCGGCGCGGCCCGGTGCTGCCCGCCCCGGTGGTGCCCCTCGTCGTCGGCGCGTTCGTCGGCGCCGGCCGCCTGCTCTGA
- a CDS encoding Gfo/Idh/MocA family protein gives MSTARPSAAGRGAPVDAPRVALVGANGHGRSHRRVIGALHDVGRVRLVALVDTRPLEDEPAAPVPADTRVFADHREMLAAVAPDVVVICTPPHTHLPIALDALAAGADLLLEKPPVLCSEEHDELTGALAATGRLAQVGFQALGSAALTALTDAITAGRLGRLTGISTVAAWQRPDGYYARSPWAGRRSLGGRPVLDGALANPLAHAVMQCLAVAEAVTGAPVRPETIEVERYRVRPIEVDDTAVLRVRSAGGPPIVAAVTLAGEAFVPGEVTVTGHAGRAVLEYPTDRLLLPGDEAPREVPGRRGLLENLIEHRADRTVPLIAPLARTAPFTAVLTALRAAPEPRLLGGDVVEQVGAGAERIVRIRGINEVLRTAADRGALPSELGVPWAVPPWRPQG, from the coding sequence GTGAGCACCGCGCGGCCGTCCGCCGCCGGTCGGGGCGCGCCGGTCGACGCACCGCGGGTGGCGCTGGTCGGTGCGAACGGGCACGGGCGGTCGCACCGGCGGGTCATCGGCGCGCTGCACGACGTGGGCCGGGTACGGCTGGTCGCCCTGGTCGACACCCGGCCGCTGGAGGACGAGCCGGCCGCGCCCGTCCCGGCCGACACGCGGGTGTTCGCCGACCACCGGGAGATGCTCGCGGCCGTCGCGCCGGACGTGGTGGTGATCTGCACCCCACCGCACACCCATCTGCCGATCGCGCTGGACGCGCTGGCGGCGGGCGCGGATCTGCTGTTGGAGAAGCCGCCCGTGCTCTGCTCGGAGGAGCACGACGAGCTGACCGGGGCCCTGGCGGCCACCGGGCGGCTGGCGCAGGTGGGCTTCCAGGCCCTCGGCTCGGCCGCGTTGACGGCGTTGACCGACGCAATCACGGCGGGCCGCCTGGGCCGGCTCACCGGGATCTCCACGGTCGCCGCGTGGCAGCGTCCCGACGGCTACTACGCCCGCTCCCCGTGGGCGGGCCGGCGCAGCCTCGGCGGCCGACCCGTGCTCGACGGGGCGCTGGCCAACCCGCTCGCGCACGCGGTGATGCAGTGCCTGGCGGTCGCCGAGGCGGTGACCGGCGCGCCGGTGCGGCCGGAGACCATCGAGGTGGAGCGGTACCGGGTGCGCCCGATCGAGGTGGACGACACGGCGGTGCTGCGGGTGCGGTCCGCCGGCGGGCCGCCGATCGTGGCGGCGGTGACCCTGGCCGGGGAGGCGTTCGTGCCGGGTGAGGTGACCGTGACGGGGCACGCCGGGCGGGCGGTGCTGGAGTACCCGACGGACCGGCTGCTGCTGCCGGGCGACGAGGCGCCCCGGGAGGTGCCGGGCCGGCGTGGCCTGCTGGAGAACCTGATCGAGCACCGGGCCGACCGGACGGTGCCGCTGATCGCCCCGCTGGCACGCACCGCCCCGTTCACCGCCGTGCTGACGGCGTTGCGGGCCGCCCCGGAGCCCCGGTTGCTCGGCGGGGACGTCGTCGAGCAGGTCGGTGCGGGGGCCGAGCGGATCGTCCGGATCAGGGGGATCAACGAGGTGCTGCGCACCGCCGCCGACCGGGGGGCGCTGCCCTCCGAGCTGGGGGTGCCGTGGGCGGTGCCGCCGTGGCGGCCGCAGGGATAG
- a CDS encoding mannitol dehydrogenase family protein encodes MAVTVGASRLDLGALRRLPADSRPLVRPGTVPAGMVHLGLGAFHRAHQAVYTEAAVGVAGGDWGIVGVAPRNAALVETLTAQDNLFSVSTLSAQGRHTRVVGALAGVRLAAADPDAVVALLADPAIRVVTLTVTEKAYQLDPASGVLRPDAELVADLSAERSPATVPGLLVRGLLARAAAGAGPISLVSCDNLPANGRRLRGLVTQALAFTGAPTPVQDWIAAHVGFPGTMVDRIVPASTRDTLDAARQALGVSDLAAVAAEPYTQWVIEDDFPGGRPAWEQAGAVLCADAGPWERLKLRGLNGVHSATAYLGALAGCETIADALAMPHLTTVLRRLVAEDVAASFVPPDGVDVVDYGEEVLARFANPAIRHRTLQVAMDGSQKLPQRIMHTIADLRAAGRPARWAALVVAAWVRFAQGQADNGRSLPLDDPLAGRIQEALAAAAQTPAGAVDAVFALDAVVPPEVAADAQVRADVVAWLTDLQRHGVAATLAGAV; translated from the coding sequence ATGGCGGTGACCGTCGGGGCGTCCCGGCTCGACCTGGGGGCGCTGCGCCGGCTGCCGGCCGACAGCCGTCCGCTGGTGCGGCCGGGCACCGTGCCGGCCGGCATGGTGCACCTGGGGCTGGGCGCCTTCCACCGGGCCCACCAGGCGGTCTACACCGAAGCCGCGGTCGGGGTGGCCGGCGGGGACTGGGGCATCGTCGGGGTCGCGCCGCGCAACGCCGCGCTGGTGGAGACCCTGACCGCACAGGACAACCTGTTCAGTGTGAGCACGCTGTCCGCGCAGGGCCGCCACACCCGGGTGGTGGGTGCGCTGGCCGGGGTCCGGCTGGCCGCGGCCGATCCCGACGCGGTGGTGGCGCTGCTGGCCGACCCGGCGATCCGGGTGGTGACGCTGACGGTGACGGAGAAGGCGTACCAGCTCGACCCGGCCAGCGGGGTGCTGCGCCCGGACGCGGAGCTGGTCGCCGACCTGAGCGCCGAGCGGTCCCCGGCCACCGTGCCGGGGCTGCTGGTGCGCGGCCTGCTGGCCCGGGCCGCCGCCGGCGCCGGCCCGATCTCCCTGGTCAGCTGCGACAACCTGCCCGCCAACGGTCGCCGGCTGCGGGGCCTGGTCACCCAGGCGCTGGCGTTCACGGGCGCGCCGACCCCGGTGCAGGACTGGATCGCCGCGCACGTCGGGTTCCCCGGCACCATGGTGGACCGGATCGTGCCGGCGAGCACCCGGGACACGCTGGACGCCGCACGGCAGGCGCTCGGGGTGTCGGACCTCGCGGCGGTGGCCGCCGAGCCGTACACCCAGTGGGTGATCGAGGACGACTTCCCCGGTGGCCGGCCGGCCTGGGAGCAGGCCGGGGCGGTGCTGTGCGCCGACGCGGGTCCGTGGGAGCGGCTGAAGCTGCGCGGCCTCAACGGGGTGCACTCGGCCACCGCGTACCTGGGGGCCCTGGCCGGCTGCGAGACGATCGCCGACGCGCTGGCAATGCCGCACCTGACCACGGTGCTGCGCCGGCTGGTCGCCGAGGACGTGGCGGCCAGCTTCGTCCCGCCCGACGGCGTCGACGTGGTCGACTACGGCGAGGAGGTCCTCGCCCGGTTCGCCAATCCGGCGATCCGGCACCGCACCCTCCAGGTGGCGATGGACGGCTCGCAGAAGCTGCCGCAACGGATCATGCACACGATCGCCGATCTGCGCGCGGCCGGACGGCCGGCCCGCTGGGCGGCGCTGGTGGTCGCCGCGTGGGTGCGGTTCGCGCAGGGGCAGGCCGACAACGGCCGGTCGCTGCCGCTGGACGACCCCCTGGCCGGGCGGATCCAGGAGGCTCTCGCCGCCGCCGCGCAGACACCGGCCGGGGCGGTGGACGCGGTCTTCGCGCTCGACGCGGTCGTCCCGCCCGAGGTGGCCGCCGACGCGCAGGTGCGCGCCGACGTGGTGGCCTGGCTGACCGACCTGCAGCGGCACGGCGTGGCGGCGACCCTGGCCGGTGCGGTGTGA
- a CDS encoding enolase C-terminal domain-like protein, which produces MTRITDVTVHDVRFPTAASGDGSDAINRGDYSATYVELGTDAGPTGAGFTFTNGRGNEITCAAVEALRHHVAGRTVAEIDADPVAFWRSLSADVQLRWLGPEKGVIHMATGALVNAVWDLKAKLAGKPMWRYLAELPTDELVASVDFRHISDALTPDEATAILDKGRDGLTERLAVLERDGFPSYTTSVGWLGYPDDKVRALTREAYARGWRAMKMKVGGPPADDLRRARIIRAEIGPDALLMMDANQVWDVDEAIANMSALAEVDPYWIEEPTHADDILGHARIARAMTELTGGRCRVATGEVAANRVIFKQLLQAEAIGVMQIDACRVGGVNEVLAEILMAAKFGVPICPHSGGVGLCEYVQHLAIFDYLRVGTSLEGRMVEYVDHLHEHFVDPVRTRDGRYLLPTAPGYSTLMRPESIAQFSFPDGPAWR; this is translated from the coding sequence ATGACCAGGATCACCGACGTCACCGTGCACGACGTGCGGTTCCCGACCGCCGCCAGCGGTGACGGGTCCGACGCGATCAACCGGGGCGACTACTCGGCCACGTACGTGGAGCTGGGCACCGACGCCGGGCCCACCGGGGCGGGGTTCACCTTCACCAACGGCCGGGGCAACGAGATCACCTGCGCGGCGGTCGAGGCGCTGCGGCACCACGTGGCGGGTCGCACCGTGGCCGAGATCGACGCCGACCCGGTCGCCTTCTGGCGCTCCCTGTCGGCCGACGTGCAGCTGCGCTGGCTGGGCCCGGAGAAGGGCGTCATCCACATGGCCACCGGCGCGCTGGTGAACGCCGTGTGGGATCTCAAGGCCAAACTGGCCGGCAAGCCGATGTGGCGGTACCTGGCGGAGCTGCCCACCGACGAACTGGTGGCCAGCGTCGACTTCCGGCACATCTCCGACGCGCTGACCCCGGACGAGGCCACCGCGATCCTGGACAAGGGCCGCGACGGGCTCACCGAGCGGCTGGCGGTGCTGGAGCGCGACGGCTTCCCCTCGTACACCACGTCGGTGGGGTGGCTGGGCTACCCCGACGACAAGGTCCGCGCGTTGACCCGTGAGGCGTACGCCCGGGGGTGGCGGGCGATGAAGATGAAGGTCGGCGGTCCCCCGGCGGACGACCTGCGCCGAGCCCGGATCATCCGCGCCGAGATCGGCCCGGACGCGCTGCTGATGATGGACGCCAACCAGGTCTGGGACGTCGACGAGGCGATCGCCAACATGTCGGCCCTGGCGGAGGTCGACCCGTACTGGATCGAGGAGCCGACGCACGCCGACGACATCCTCGGCCACGCCCGGATCGCCCGCGCGATGACCGAGCTGACCGGCGGGCGCTGCCGGGTGGCCACGGGCGAGGTGGCGGCGAACCGGGTCATCTTCAAGCAGTTGCTCCAGGCCGAGGCGATCGGCGTGATGCAGATCGACGCCTGCCGGGTCGGCGGCGTCAACGAGGTGCTCGCCGAGATCCTGATGGCGGCGAAGTTCGGGGTGCCGATCTGCCCGCACTCCGGCGGCGTCGGTCTGTGCGAGTACGTGCAGCACCTGGCGATCTTCGACTACCTGCGGGTGGGCACCAGCCTCGAGGGGCGGATGGTCGAGTACGTCGACCACCTGCACGAGCACTTCGTCGACCCGGTGCGCACCCGCGACGGCCGGTACCTGCTGCCCACCGCCCCCGGCTACAGCACGCTCATGCGCCCGGAGTCGATCGCGCAGTTCTCCTTCCCGGACGGCCCGGCATGGCGGTGA